A section of the Novipirellula caenicola genome encodes:
- a CDS encoding GntR family transcriptional regulator: MSTETNASRAYQHLRNKLISGEFEPGARLLYGPIGKEIGVSATPVREAAGQLANEGLVDLVPNMGAIVRSLDRSALIDIYEVREVIEPYTAARAAERATPEQIAKIQAELKRMEELTAKQEKSSAQYAGKRIKGQFDKADYQFHMLIIEATGNQALVHTASQSQVLTRVFAIRRHRHDVVAMKRTCKDHQKIFRAIKKHDAEAAREAAAAHIRNGLKVSLIEIDENENGEA, translated from the coding sequence ATGAGCACCGAAACAAACGCCAGCCGTGCGTATCAGCATCTACGAAACAAGTTGATCTCGGGTGAATTTGAACCGGGCGCTCGTCTGTTGTATGGTCCGATCGGCAAAGAAATCGGCGTCAGTGCGACGCCGGTGCGGGAAGCCGCCGGTCAGCTTGCCAACGAAGGCCTGGTCGATTTGGTGCCCAACATGGGTGCCATCGTCCGGTCGCTGGATCGATCCGCGTTGATCGATATCTACGAGGTTCGTGAGGTCATCGAACCCTACACCGCAGCACGGGCCGCTGAGCGAGCCACACCCGAGCAGATCGCCAAGATTCAAGCCGAATTGAAGCGGATGGAAGAGTTGACCGCGAAGCAAGAGAAATCTTCGGCCCAGTACGCGGGCAAGCGGATCAAAGGGCAGTTTGACAAGGCCGATTATCAATTTCATATGTTGATTATCGAAGCGACCGGCAATCAAGCGCTGGTTCACACGGCATCGCAGTCGCAAGTCTTAACCCGAGTGTTTGCCATCCGCCGACACCGTCATGATGTCGTTGCGATGAAACGCACGTGCAAAGATCATCAGAAGATTTTTCGAGCGATCAAGAAACATGACGCCGAAGCCGCTCGCGAAGCTGCCGCTGCCCACATCCGTAACGGACTAAAAGTCTCGTTGATCGAAATCGACGAAAACGAAAACGGCGAAGCCTAA